Proteins encoded within one genomic window of uncultured Sphingopyxis sp.:
- a CDS encoding RNA-directed DNA polymerase — MNRLDLILRAGQDGQTVGIPVGPDASRYIAEVIGTAIDREFVSRGGATGCAVLRHVDDVWIGADSHATAEAALWKYREAIRAFELDINEAKTQIYSESFRYSDSWPTDLASRIEFALDSPSRRVSERLRAALEHAFSLTSAASDDGILKYTLRYLDKSTLPAGQWAVVEPFLKRAAVHYGHTVDYVARIIVWRHLAKRDLDTDAWGTILVGLLDRHGRLGNDAEVCWALYAALRLGVTIPIGTALEVVRNCGAMSIVALLSTAYAGFVDRAIFEATENVIMGESASGPYWPVFLEWRVRDWPEGVFLLPDNDLIEELIEQSISIFDAGKLPSVFRDVDENDFGEVDHAIEQRSSYDGDWDDEEEEEDDISVNF, encoded by the coding sequence ATGAACCGCCTCGATCTAATCTTGCGGGCAGGTCAGGATGGCCAGACAGTAGGTATACCGGTCGGGCCGGATGCCTCGCGTTACATCGCAGAAGTGATCGGTACGGCGATAGACCGAGAGTTCGTATCACGCGGAGGCGCGACTGGCTGTGCCGTACTACGCCATGTAGATGACGTGTGGATCGGCGCAGACTCGCATGCAACGGCCGAGGCCGCGTTGTGGAAATATCGCGAGGCAATTAGGGCGTTCGAACTCGATATCAACGAAGCCAAGACGCAAATCTATTCCGAAAGCTTCCGGTACTCGGATAGCTGGCCGACTGACTTGGCCTCTCGAATCGAATTCGCTTTAGATTCGCCGTCGCGCCGCGTGTCAGAGCGCCTGCGCGCCGCTCTGGAACACGCATTTTCATTAACTTCTGCGGCCAGCGACGATGGAATTCTCAAATACACCCTTCGCTATCTCGACAAGTCTACGCTCCCCGCGGGCCAATGGGCAGTTGTCGAGCCATTTCTGAAGCGTGCCGCCGTTCATTACGGTCACACAGTTGACTACGTGGCCCGCATCATTGTTTGGCGCCACCTCGCCAAGCGGGATCTCGACACTGACGCTTGGGGCACCATCCTGGTTGGTCTACTCGACCGGCACGGCCGACTAGGTAATGACGCCGAGGTCTGTTGGGCGCTTTATGCCGCGCTACGCCTCGGCGTTACGATCCCAATCGGAACTGCGTTAGAGGTTGTCAGGAACTGCGGTGCCATGTCCATAGTAGCTCTCCTGTCGACAGCTTACGCCGGATTTGTGGATCGAGCCATTTTCGAAGCGACCGAGAACGTGATCATGGGAGAAAGCGCATCCGGCCCGTACTGGCCAGTGTTTCTTGAGTGGCGTGTACGCGATTGGCCAGAGGGAGTGTTCTTGCTCCCAGACAATGACCTCATTGAAGAACTCATCGAGCAGAGCATTTCAATCTTTGATGCGGGTAAGCTTCCATCGGTATTTCGTGACGTCGACGAGAATGATTTCGGCGAGGTCGACCACGCTATCGAGCAGCGAAGTAGCTACGACGGCGACTGGGACGACGAAGAGGAGGAGGAAGACGACATCTCCGTCAACTTTTAA
- a CDS encoding DUF3223 domain-containing protein — MPIDTEAQAKIGCGITHFSVRTADFGTRCFWLNRPDKSTEKFSHTACIYGT; from the coding sequence GTGCCGATTGACACGGAGGCGCAAGCCAAGATCGGTTGCGGGATTACGCACTTCAGCGTGCGAACCGCCGATTTCGGAACGAGGTGCTTCTGGCTCAATCGGCCTGACAAGAGCACCGAGAAGTTCTCCCATACCGCATGCATTTACGGCACCTGA